In Candidatus Methylomirabilis tolerans, a single window of DNA contains:
- a CDS encoding PqqD family protein, which yields MTMSDPSSICPIRSEQVTWKALEGESVLLHLETGVYFSLNETGTAAWELFDGATSLATVGDTLCARFNVSAEQARQDLFELTQMLLKEGLVKIREDHSTPSGTERS from the coding sequence ATGACAATGAGCGATCCTTCCTCGATCTGCCCGATCAGAAGTGAGCAGGTGACATGGAAAGCGCTCGAAGGCGAGAGCGTGCTCCTCCATCTCGAGACCGGCGTCTACTTCAGCCTCAATGAGACCGGGACCGCCGCGTGGGAACTGTTCGATGGAGCGACCTCGTTGGCAACGGTCGGTGACACACTCTGCGCTCGATTCAATGTGTCGGCGGAACAGGCGCGACAAGACCTCTTCGAGTTAACACAAATGCTTCTGAAAGAAGGATTGGTGAAGATCCGTGAAGACCATTCGACGCCTTCGGGAACTGAGCGATCCTGA